The following proteins are encoded in a genomic region of Nomascus leucogenys isolate Asia chromosome 17, Asia_NLE_v1, whole genome shotgun sequence:
- the TRIM73 gene encoding tripartite motif-containing protein 73, translated as MAWQVSLPELEDRLQCPICLEVFKETLMLQCGHSYCKGCLVSLSCHLDAELRCPVCRQAVDGSSSPPNVSLARVIEALRLPGDPEPKVCVHHRNPLSLFCEKDQELICGLCGLLGSHQHHPVTPASSCMKEELAALISELKQEQKVIELIPKLVNNWTRIVNESDVFSWVIRREFQELHHLVDEEKARCLEGIGGHTRGLVASLVMQLEQAQGTWERLARAECVLEQFGNEDHHEFIRKFHSMASR; from the exons ATGGCTTGGCAGGTGAGCCTGCCAGAGCTGGAGGACCGGCTTCAGTGTCCCATCTGCCTGGAGGTCTTCAAGGAGACCCTGATGCTACAGTGCGGCCACTCCTACTGCAAGGGCTGCCTGGTCTCCCTGTCCTGCCACCTGGACGCCGAGCTGCGCTGCCCCGTGTGCCGGCAGGCGGTGGACGGCAGCAGCTCCCCGCCCAACGTCTCCCTGGCCCGGGTGATCGAAGCCCTGAGGCTCCCTGGGGACCCGGAGCCCAAGGTCTGCGTGCACCACCGGAACCCGCTCAGCCTCTTCTGCGAGAAGGACCAGGAGCTCATCTGTGGCCTCTGCGGTCTGCTGGGCTCCCACCAACACCACCCGGTCACGCCCGCCTCCAGCTGCATGAAG GAGGAGCTCGCAGCCCTCATCTCTGAGCTGAAGCAGGAGCAGAAGGTGATTGAGCTCATCCCCAAACTGGTGAACAACTGGACCCGAATCGTC AATGAGTCGGATGTCTTCAGCTGGGTGATCCGCCGCGAGTTCCAGGAGCTGCACCACCTGGTGGACGAGGAGAAGGCCCGCTGCCTGGAGGGGATAGGGGGTCACACCCGTGGCCTGGTGGCCTCCCTGGTCATGCAGCTGGAGCAGGCCCAGGGAACCTGGGAGCGGCTGGCCCGAGCCGAGTGTGTGCTGGAACAGTTCGGCAATGAGGACCACCACGAGTTCATCCGG AAGTTCCACTCCATGGCCTCCAGGTAA